From Synechococcus sp. A10-1-5-1, a single genomic window includes:
- a CDS encoding glycosyltransferase family 2 protein yields the protein MSSASVPELSIVVPLFNEEESLALLVEKLLLALRPLGRSFELVLVDDGSSDRTAEVLRQQAAGAAEVVAVLLRRNYGQTAAMAAGFDASRGRLIVTLDGDLQNDPADIPMLLERLEQGYDLVSGWRHQRQDHAVSRLLPSKIANALIARVTGVRLHDYGCSLKAYRRELVEDMNLYGELHRFLPALAFIEGARIAEVKVNHNARQFGQSKYGIDRTFRVLMDLFTVWFMKRFLTRPMYVFGFGGLSAMAIGALLSAYLLMVKLGGAEIGNRPLLLVAVLALITGVQLFCFGLLSEVQMRTYHESQGRPIYRIRETLRGSLSG from the coding sequence TTGAGCAGCGCCAGCGTTCCAGAACTCTCGATCGTGGTGCCTCTGTTCAACGAGGAGGAGAGCCTGGCGCTTCTGGTGGAGAAGCTGCTGCTGGCCCTGCGTCCCTTGGGGCGTTCCTTTGAGCTGGTGTTGGTGGATGACGGTTCGTCCGATCGCACCGCCGAGGTCTTGCGTCAACAGGCGGCTGGGGCCGCTGAAGTCGTGGCGGTGTTGTTGCGACGTAATTACGGCCAGACCGCGGCTATGGCTGCTGGTTTTGATGCCAGCCGCGGGCGCTTGATCGTCACCCTCGATGGAGACCTGCAGAACGATCCGGCCGACATCCCGATGCTGCTGGAGCGCCTGGAGCAGGGGTATGACCTGGTCAGCGGTTGGCGTCACCAGCGCCAAGACCACGCCGTTAGCCGGCTGCTGCCCAGCAAGATCGCCAATGCCCTGATCGCGCGGGTGACCGGGGTGCGGCTGCACGACTACGGCTGCTCACTCAAGGCCTACCGCCGCGAATTGGTGGAGGACATGAACCTCTACGGGGAGCTGCATCGCTTCCTGCCCGCCTTGGCCTTCATTGAGGGCGCGCGGATCGCGGAGGTGAAGGTGAACCACAACGCCCGGCAGTTCGGCCAGAGCAAGTACGGGATCGATCGCACCTTTCGGGTGCTGATGGATCTGTTCACCGTCTGGTTCATGAAGCGCTTCTTGACCAGGCCGATGTACGTCTTCGGCTTCGGGGGCCTCAGCGCGATGGCCATCGGCGCGCTCCTGAGCGCCTATCTGCTCATGGTGAAGTTGGGGGGCGCAGAGATCGGCAACAGGCCTTTGCTCTTGGTGGCCGTCTTGGCCCTCATTACCGGGGTGCAGCTCTTCTGCTTTGGCTTGCTTTCAGAGGTGCAGATGCGCACTTATCACGAGAGCCAGGGCCGCCCGATCTATCGCATCCGGGAGACGTTGCGCGGCAGTTTGAGCGGTTGA
- a CDS encoding DUF819 family protein: MLWSLLLVLSLTALGWVLSRRTPWGRQLGMTMVVLLLGLLVSNLGGVQLQAEAASWVNGPLTSLAIGLLLLAVDLRRLWPQARQLLGPFLMAALSTVIGVLLGAWLLHPLLGDERGVLAGMYTATFTGGSLNFVSVARTLNPPETLLTLATAADYVVFAVWFAVSTWLGLRADTPMEAASTDAAPSDQPERSWWLAALWGLAVLVLAQALSAVLPGVPSILVLTTVALLVAQLPAPAGRRGCYGLGLLLIQPFFTVMGLSSPVAGLLGEGLPVLLYAALVVLVQALLLLLVFRRWLRWPLAETLVASQASIGGPSTALALATAIGRAELAVPSVAIGLLGYLLGTYLGLGVAWSLPG, translated from the coding sequence GATGGTGGTGCTGCTGTTGGGGCTGCTGGTGAGCAACCTCGGCGGCGTGCAGTTGCAGGCCGAGGCGGCGAGCTGGGTGAACGGTCCGCTGACGTCACTGGCGATTGGCCTGCTCCTGCTTGCGGTCGATCTGCGGCGTCTGTGGCCCCAGGCCAGGCAATTGCTCGGACCGTTTCTGATGGCGGCCCTGAGCACGGTGATTGGTGTTCTCTTGGGGGCCTGGTTGCTGCATCCCCTGCTGGGGGACGAGCGGGGCGTCTTGGCGGGGATGTACACCGCCACCTTCACCGGAGGCAGCCTGAATTTCGTCTCGGTGGCCCGCACCTTGAATCCGCCGGAGACCCTGTTGACCCTGGCCACCGCCGCTGACTATGTCGTGTTTGCGGTTTGGTTTGCCGTCAGCACCTGGCTGGGGCTGCGGGCCGACACCCCCATGGAGGCGGCCTCGACCGATGCTGCCCCGAGCGATCAGCCGGAGCGCTCCTGGTGGCTCGCCGCCCTCTGGGGCTTGGCTGTGTTGGTGTTGGCCCAGGCGCTCAGCGCCGTGTTGCCTGGCGTCCCCTCGATCCTGGTGTTGACCACGGTGGCTCTGCTGGTGGCCCAGCTGCCGGCGCCGGCAGGCCGGCGCGGTTGCTATGGACTCGGTCTGCTCTTGATCCAGCCCTTCTTCACGGTGATGGGCCTGAGCTCCCCGGTGGCGGGACTCCTGGGGGAGGGCCTGCCGGTGCTGCTCTACGCCGCCTTGGTGGTGCTGGTGCAGGCCCTCTTGCTGCTGCTGGTTTTCCGCCGCTGGCTGCGGTGGCCCTTGGCTGAAACCCTGGTGGCCTCCCAGGCCTCCATCGGTGGTCCCAGTACGGCTTTGGCCCTGGCGACGGCGATTGGACGGGCCGAACTGGCGGTGCCTTCGGTGGCGATTGGTCTGCTGGGCTACTTGCTGGGGACCTACCTGGGGCTCGGGGTGGCTTGGTCGCTCCCCGGCTGA